In Gimesia benthica, a single window of DNA contains:
- a CDS encoding alpha/beta hydrolase family protein, with product MIVPPAGSTLLTGMEIDDTVNTQNPEHEPYVKAGFAVITFSIDGDLGAGDQTSNAEFIKAHEAFRRSKAGMLNYAQALSLAKSTIPEIDTSNIFLAGHSSAATLSLLFAEHSYQHFWDPDTIKGCLAYAPSVDPQKFFANHLGEIKPLIPDVEEFIRLSSPKEHAQTIQCPVFLFHARGDQVTSFVASRQFAEQLKAQGVDVKFVASNGSDHYQTMVDEGVPQGIKWIQDQLKAQPSQPQEDGSPGLDPQLAAMKQAAQSRIDKTRQTKRNIDSGSSASAHLEKMRASLEKVRIARDGETRRYRFQIAGFTPEFEQKLKKQAPFFLNSLESSFDVAILGTKGDNVIINFYEMTITFDYAGELPQNLRDKIANQKSTKVMLLSDAPLKILPIDNESAEDDQNIDLMTFRIESINRLRFPGDTFNPIAAQRMAERSLRGIKEYIPDSLVMNYDQKWAAIKVKANDGKFGIEIRAESALSSAGIRVDSEWIKLKEEDLNLAQNLGNSSPDATPSSPGNMPPAATEKQKYIIHYGVYGGDNVTDSARRLLKGFVWVDQETVHFNPDKKEITFENRSAVDQGALDRALKRNKFYQVMITREVLPESPAEKTSDRVGAGTE from the coding sequence GTGATTGTTCCCCCGGCCGGCTCTACACTGCTGACAGGCATGGAAATCGACGATACCGTTAACACGCAGAACCCGGAACACGAACCTTACGTCAAAGCCGGCTTCGCTGTGATCACCTTTTCCATCGACGGTGACCTCGGTGCTGGCGATCAGACCAGCAATGCCGAGTTCATCAAGGCACATGAGGCCTTTCGTAGAAGTAAAGCCGGCATGTTGAACTATGCCCAGGCCCTCTCGCTGGCTAAGTCAACTATACCGGAAATTGACACCAGCAACATCTTCCTGGCCGGCCACAGTTCAGCCGCCACCCTCTCGCTACTGTTTGCGGAACACAGTTATCAGCATTTCTGGGATCCTGACACGATCAAAGGCTGCCTCGCCTATGCCCCCTCTGTCGATCCCCAGAAGTTCTTTGCAAACCATCTCGGTGAAATCAAACCGTTGATTCCCGATGTCGAAGAATTCATCCGCCTCAGTTCTCCCAAAGAACATGCTCAGACAATCCAGTGCCCCGTTTTCCTGTTCCATGCACGCGGAGATCAGGTGACCTCCTTCGTGGCATCGCGACAGTTCGCAGAACAGTTGAAAGCACAGGGAGTCGATGTGAAGTTCGTGGCGAGTAACGGCAGCGACCATTATCAGACCATGGTCGATGAAGGAGTTCCCCAGGGAATCAAGTGGATTCAGGATCAACTAAAGGCACAACCTTCACAACCTCAGGAAGATGGTTCTCCCGGACTTGATCCACAACTGGCTGCGATGAAACAGGCGGCCCAGTCGCGTATCGATAAGACCCGCCAGACAAAACGAAATATTGACTCAGGCAGTTCGGCGTCCGCTCATCTTGAAAAGATGCGCGCGTCGCTGGAGAAAGTGAGAATCGCCCGGGACGGAGAAACTCGGAGATACCGGTTTCAAATCGCTGGTTTCACTCCCGAGTTTGAACAAAAGCTGAAAAAACAAGCGCCCTTTTTTCTGAATTCGCTTGAGTCCTCATTCGACGTCGCCATCCTCGGGACGAAAGGCGACAACGTCATCATCAATTTTTACGAGATGACAATTACCTTCGATTATGCCGGCGAACTTCCGCAGAACCTCAGGGATAAAATTGCCAACCAGAAATCGACTAAAGTCATGCTGCTGTCTGACGCGCCCCTCAAAATCTTACCAATCGATAACGAGTCAGCTGAGGACGATCAGAATATTGATCTCATGACATTCCGAATTGAAAGTATAAACCGCCTACGCTTTCCTGGTGACACATTTAATCCCATCGCGGCCCAGCGCATGGCTGAAAGATCACTTAGAGGTATTAAAGAATACATCCCCGACTCCCTGGTGATGAATTATGACCAGAAGTGGGCGGCCATCAAAGTCAAAGCCAATGACGGTAAATTCGGAATTGAGATTAGGGCTGAGAGTGCGTTATCCAGCGCAGGGATCCGAGTTGATTCGGAATGGATCAAACTCAAGGAAGAGGATCTGAACCTAGCACAGAATTTGGGGAATTCGTCCCCGGATGCCACGCCGTCTTCACCAGGTAACATGCCCCCCGCTGCCACGGAAAAGCAGAAATATATCATCCACTATGGCGTTTACGGCGGTGACAACGTTACCGACTCAGCACGCCGCTTACTGAAAGGGTTTGTCTGGGTCGATCAGGAAACGGTGCACTTCAATCCCGATAAGAAAGAGATCACATTCGAAAATCGCAGTGCTGTCGACCAGGGAGCGCTGGACCGTGCACTCAAACGGAATAAATTCTATCAGGTCATGATTACCCGGGAAGTGCTCCCCGAATCTCCCGCAGAGAAAACCTCAGACAGGGTCGGCGCAGGGACCGAATAA
- a CDS encoding MJ0042-type zinc finger domain-containing protein, producing the protein MASPASISCPHCAASFNIKSQAAFGKKVKCPKCETPFVIEKPARKSSGPRKQPSRRSPQDDEFGFEDESDEPLFLEEDETDWEDDLSDGPAVRPAKQPRQKPKPTRKKSKSQQSFLGALRKYGFSRLSSFPWPYCSACTASFL; encoded by the coding sequence ATGGCCTCCCCTGCATCGATTTCCTGCCCCCATTGCGCAGCGAGTTTCAATATCAAGTCCCAGGCTGCTTTCGGGAAGAAAGTCAAATGCCCGAAATGTGAGACGCCATTTGTCATTGAAAAACCGGCCCGGAAATCGTCCGGTCCACGCAAGCAGCCGAGTCGTCGCTCCCCGCAGGATGATGAGTTTGGTTTTGAAGACGAGTCAGACGAACCCCTGTTCCTGGAAGAGGATGAAACTGACTGGGAAGACGACCTGAGTGATGGTCCCGCCGTCAGACCTGCGAAACAGCCCCGGCAGAAACCAAAACCGACCCGTAAAAAGTCGAAATCGCAGCAGAGCTTTCTGGGCGCGCTGCGCAAATATGGCTTCTCCCGTTTGTCGTCTTTCCCCTGGCCATACTGCTCTGCCTGTACAGCTTCTTTTTTGTGA
- a CDS encoding ABC transporter ATP-binding protein — MNSFTRILHYVWPFRRRLITAFFFAVLVAILWGANLSVTFLVVKVLLQGERIDQYVQTQIVETEDTIKDKERVLKEISGKLQAYQIDHSVEDLSTAEADATKFADAPVKLLSEHSRQQEDMSIASRKLFALKWIESNILPWVPDDQFDTFAMILGLLLVTTMIKGVCIFTQDVIVGGVVELATMSIRKECFRKALDLDYQSLSDEGTASLMSRFTFDMQQLSQGLTLMGGKIIREPLKALACVVFAFMVNWRLTLLSFVFAPLIAIVFYKIGKTLKHASQRMMESMSRIYKTLEESFESSKVIIAFNGARKHRSRFHHENKEYFKKALRIVRIDSLTSPTTEMLGLMAIFIALIPGSYLVLRGKTEIWGIQLASAPMDIATLSMMYALLAGITDPARKMSSVYSKLKRTAAAAERIFTVMDRESLVKETTDPEPFPQKVESVRFNKIDFTYAQRKESTRNNEPILDGVNLEVAAGEVVLVVGENGSGKSTLVNLLPRFYDPDKGNIFINEVDIRDIRLRDLRNHIGVVSQETMLFDDTILENIRYGRPSASRHEIEVVAKKAHVSQFAEQLPDGLHYGVGEKGHELSGGQRQRIALARAFLRDPNILILDEATSAIDSQSEILIHKALKEFAPGRTVFIITHSVGQSLLEFATRVVVMDSGKVVATGPHNTLVDTCPQYQNLLSAQVRQRTA, encoded by the coding sequence GTGAACAGCTTTACCAGAATTCTGCATTACGTCTGGCCTTTCCGCCGTCGACTGATTACCGCATTCTTTTTTGCCGTCCTGGTCGCCATTCTCTGGGGGGCGAATCTGTCCGTCACCTTCCTGGTGGTCAAGGTACTCCTGCAGGGTGAACGCATCGATCAGTACGTGCAGACACAGATCGTCGAGACCGAGGATACGATCAAAGACAAGGAACGGGTCCTCAAAGAAATCTCTGGTAAACTCCAGGCGTATCAGATCGATCATTCCGTTGAAGATCTCTCCACAGCCGAGGCCGATGCCACCAAGTTTGCCGATGCCCCGGTGAAACTGCTCAGCGAACATTCAAGACAGCAGGAGGATATGAGCATCGCCTCCCGCAAGCTGTTTGCCCTGAAGTGGATTGAATCCAACATCCTCCCCTGGGTCCCCGACGACCAGTTCGATACGTTTGCGATGATCCTGGGACTGCTCCTGGTCACGACAATGATCAAAGGCGTCTGTATCTTTACGCAGGATGTCATCGTGGGAGGCGTGGTCGAACTGGCCACGATGTCGATTCGCAAGGAGTGTTTCCGCAAAGCACTGGACCTGGACTACCAGAGTCTCTCGGATGAAGGGACCGCCTCCCTGATGTCCCGCTTCACGTTTGATATGCAGCAACTCTCCCAGGGCCTGACACTCATGGGGGGGAAAATTATCCGTGAACCCCTCAAAGCGCTGGCCTGCGTCGTATTCGCTTTCATGGTCAACTGGCGTTTGACTCTGCTTTCATTCGTCTTCGCTCCACTGATCGCGATCGTCTTCTATAAAATTGGTAAAACACTGAAGCATGCCAGCCAGCGGATGATGGAAAGCATGTCCCGCATCTATAAAACACTGGAAGAATCCTTCGAAAGCTCGAAGGTCATTATCGCCTTCAACGGTGCACGCAAACACCGCAGTCGCTTCCATCACGAAAATAAGGAGTACTTCAAGAAAGCACTCCGCATCGTCCGGATCGACTCTCTCACCAGCCCCACCACCGAAATGCTGGGGCTGATGGCGATCTTTATTGCCCTGATTCCCGGTTCCTATCTCGTCCTGCGGGGCAAAACGGAAATCTGGGGCATTCAACTCGCGTCTGCCCCGATGGACATCGCCACCCTGTCGATGATGTACGCCCTGCTGGCAGGCATCACCGACCCGGCACGAAAAATGTCCTCGGTCTACTCAAAACTGAAACGAACCGCTGCTGCCGCCGAACGCATCTTTACGGTCATGGATCGCGAATCGCTCGTTAAAGAAACGACTGATCCAGAACCATTCCCGCAGAAAGTGGAATCGGTTCGCTTCAATAAAATCGATTTCACTTATGCTCAGCGGAAAGAGTCCACTCGCAATAACGAACCGATCCTGGACGGCGTCAATCTGGAAGTGGCCGCAGGAGAGGTTGTACTGGTGGTGGGTGAAAACGGTTCCGGTAAATCCACACTCGTGAATCTGCTCCCCCGGTTCTACGATCCGGATAAAGGTAATATCTTTATCAATGAAGTCGATATCCGCGACATCCGCTTGAGAGACCTGCGCAACCATATCGGCGTCGTCTCGCAGGAAACCATGCTCTTCGACGATACGATTCTGGAAAACATCCGCTACGGACGCCCGTCCGCCAGCCGCCACGAAATTGAAGTCGTCGCCAAAAAAGCACACGTCTCCCAGTTTGCAGAACAGCTGCCTGATGGACTGCACTATGGCGTCGGCGAGAAAGGGCACGAGCTTTCCGGCGGACAGCGCCAGCGCATTGCCCTGGCACGGGCCTTCCTGCGTGATCCGAACATTCTGATCCTGGACGAAGCCACCTCGGCCATCGACTCGCAGAGTGAAATCCTGATCCACAAGGCGCTCAAGGAATTCGCTCCCGGACGGACCGTATTCATTATTACGCACTCGGTCGGGCAGAGCCTGCTCGAATTTGCGACCCGCGTCGTCGTTATGGATTCGGGGAAAGTCGTTGCCACCGGCCCCCACAATACCCTGGTCGACACCTGTCCGCAGTACCAGAACCTGCTCAGCGCCCAGGTCAGACAGCGCACAGCCTGA